From the genome of Variovorax sp. RA8, one region includes:
- a CDS encoding WS/DGAT/MGAT family O-acyltransferase has translation MDHLSGMDASFLHLETPESPMHVGSLQLIDLPPGYEGDFAEDAKKYLSGRLHLASVFVRKLAMMPFDLANPVWVDDDDLDLDHHIHHVIMPRPGTMAQLERLVGRLHSSLLDRSRPLWEMHIIEGLQTGQVALYSKMHHAAIDGQAGVAVAKALFDISETPAPVKAPRVTRRPDSSQLGMAELATAALSNAVQQYVKLIQSIPATAKAIGNVLMPVSEGTGQRKFELPKALRTAPRTPLNVSITNQRSFAARSVPLAEVKQMSKATGTSLNDIVLAICAGALRRYLAGYGCKPAKPLIAGVPVSLRSEGNTDLNNQVSVMLVSLATDIADPLERLAAIHESSSEGKKLTGNVKAAIPTDFPSLGVPSLMSGLASLYGRSGLADKLPPVANVAISNVPGPSFALYFAGAKVAAYFPVSIPGHGLALNMTVQSYNGALEFGLTACRRAVPDVADLGDYVVAEHRKLFALIVGNAQAAPAPTAVPVAAPGAAAAPKPPAKKRAAPKAVAKKKVTAKAVRAAVPKAPRKPGASKRATALN, from the coding sequence ATGGATCACCTCAGCGGCATGGACGCCTCGTTCCTGCACCTCGAAACCCCCGAATCGCCGATGCATGTCGGGAGCCTGCAGCTGATCGATCTGCCGCCCGGCTACGAGGGCGACTTCGCCGAGGACGCCAAGAAGTACCTGAGCGGGCGCCTGCACCTGGCCTCGGTGTTCGTGCGCAAGCTGGCGATGATGCCCTTCGACCTTGCCAACCCGGTATGGGTGGACGACGACGACCTGGACCTGGACCACCACATCCACCACGTGATCATGCCGAGGCCCGGCACCATGGCGCAGCTGGAGCGCCTGGTGGGCCGGCTTCATTCCTCGCTGCTGGACCGCAGCCGCCCGCTGTGGGAAATGCACATCATCGAGGGCCTGCAGACCGGCCAGGTGGCGCTCTACAGCAAGATGCACCATGCGGCGATCGACGGCCAGGCCGGGGTGGCGGTGGCGAAGGCGCTGTTCGACATCTCCGAGACGCCGGCGCCGGTGAAGGCCCCGCGCGTGACGCGCCGGCCCGACTCGTCGCAGCTCGGCATGGCCGAGCTGGCCACGGCAGCGCTGAGCAACGCGGTGCAGCAGTACGTGAAGCTGATCCAGTCGATCCCGGCCACCGCCAAGGCCATCGGCAACGTGCTGATGCCGGTGTCGGAGGGGACAGGCCAGCGCAAGTTCGAGCTGCCCAAGGCCTTGCGCACCGCGCCGCGCACGCCGCTCAACGTGTCGATCACCAACCAGCGTTCCTTCGCCGCGCGTTCCGTGCCGCTGGCCGAGGTCAAGCAGATGTCGAAGGCCACCGGCACCAGCCTCAACGACATCGTGCTGGCCATCTGCGCCGGCGCGCTGCGCCGCTACCTGGCCGGCTACGGCTGCAAGCCGGCCAAGCCGCTGATCGCCGGCGTGCCGGTGTCGCTGCGCAGCGAGGGCAACACCGACCTCAACAACCAGGTCTCGGTGATGCTGGTGAGCCTGGCCACGGACATTGCCGATCCGCTGGAGCGGCTGGCGGCCATCCACGAATCTTCGAGCGAGGGCAAGAAGCTCACCGGCAATGTCAAAGCCGCGATTCCGACCGACTTCCCCTCGCTGGGCGTGCCCTCGCTGATGTCGGGCCTGGCGTCGCTCTACGGCCGCTCAGGGCTGGCCGACAAGCTGCCGCCGGTCGCCAACGTGGCGATCTCCAACGTGCCCGGGCCCTCATTCGCACTGTATTTCGCGGGGGCCAAGGTGGCGGCCTACTTCCCGGTCTCGATACCGGGCCACGGGCTCGCGCTGAACATGACAGTGCAGAGCTACAACGGCGCGCTCGAGTTCGGCCTCACGGCCTGTCGCCGCGCGGTGCCGGACGTGGCGGACCTGGGGGACTATGTAGTGGCGGAGCACAGGAAGCTGTTCGCACTGATCGTAGGGAATGCGCAGGCCGCGCCGGCACCCACTGCCGTGCCGGTGGCTGCGCCGGGTGCTGCAGCCGCGCCGAAACCTCCCGCGAAGAAGCGGGCAGCACCGAAGGCGGTGGCGAAGAAGAAGGTGACAGCGAAAGCGGTGCGCGCTGCAGTGCCGAAAGCGCCACGCAAGCCCGGCGCCTCCAAGCGCGCAACCGCACTGAACTGA
- a CDS encoding LLM class flavin-dependent oxidoreductase, with protein MVPFSILDLAPITEGSDAAQSFRNSLGLAQLGEKLGYRRYWLAEHHGMPGIASAATAVLLAYIGAGTSTIRIGAGGVMLPNHSPLVIAEQFGTLESLYPGRIDLGLGRAPGSDQRTARALRRDLQSDADQFPQDVVELMDFMSKEPQQAVRAVPGTGLEVPVWILGSSTFGAQLAAHLGLPYAFASHFAPQQLMQAIRIYRDTFKPSKQLAKPYVMLGFNVFAAETDEEAEFRASSWQQAFVNLRSGRPGRLPPPVEGYRTRIGPAENALLDSVLSCAAVGSRETVRAGVKAFIERTGADELMITSQVFDHEARLKSYEILAGLRD; from the coding sequence ATGGTGCCCTTCTCCATCCTCGATCTCGCCCCCATTACCGAAGGCAGCGACGCCGCGCAGTCCTTCCGCAACTCCCTCGGCCTGGCGCAGCTTGGCGAGAAGTTGGGCTACCGGCGCTACTGGTTGGCCGAGCACCACGGCATGCCCGGCATCGCAAGCGCGGCCACTGCCGTGCTGCTGGCCTATATCGGCGCCGGTACCTCCACCATCCGCATCGGTGCCGGCGGCGTGATGCTGCCCAACCATTCGCCGCTGGTGATCGCCGAGCAGTTCGGCACGCTGGAGTCGCTCTACCCGGGCCGCATCGACCTCGGCCTCGGGCGGGCGCCGGGCTCGGACCAGCGCACCGCGCGGGCCTTGCGGCGCGACCTGCAATCCGATGCCGACCAGTTCCCCCAGGACGTGGTCGAGCTGATGGACTTCATGTCCAAGGAGCCGCAGCAGGCGGTTCGCGCCGTGCCGGGCACGGGGCTGGAGGTGCCGGTGTGGATTCTCGGCTCGAGCACCTTCGGCGCGCAGCTCGCGGCGCACCTGGGTCTGCCCTATGCCTTCGCCTCGCATTTCGCGCCGCAGCAGCTGATGCAGGCCATCCGCATCTACCGCGATACCTTCAAGCCCTCGAAGCAGCTCGCCAAGCCCTATGTGATGCTGGGCTTCAACGTGTTCGCGGCCGAGACCGACGAAGAGGCGGAATTTCGCGCGAGCTCCTGGCAGCAGGCCTTCGTCAACCTGCGCAGCGGACGTCCGGGCCGCCTGCCGCCGCCGGTGGAAGGCTACCGCACGCGCATCGGGCCGGCAGAGAACGCACTGCTCGATTCGGTGCTGTCCTGCGCGGCGGTGGGGTCGAGGGAGACGGTGCGGGCAGGGGTGAAGGCCTTCATCGAGCGCACCGGCGCGGACGAGCTGATGATCACCTCGCAGGTGTTCGACCACGAAGCGCGCTTGAAGTCCTACGAGATCCTCGCCGGTCTTCGCGATTGA
- a CDS encoding EVE domain-containing protein: MSKFWLMKSEPDDCSIDDALAAPDATVPWTGVRGWQARNLMRNEMLVDDGVLFYHSSCPQPGIVGIARVASGTRPDPTQFEPESPYYDPASKPEHPRWLLLDVQALRKTRLLGLPEMRATPELADMVVLRRGNRLSIMPVDPVHWHLIVDKLLA; encoded by the coding sequence ATGTCCAAGTTCTGGTTGATGAAGTCCGAACCGGACGATTGCTCGATCGACGACGCGCTGGCCGCGCCCGACGCCACCGTGCCCTGGACCGGCGTGCGCGGCTGGCAGGCGCGCAACCTCATGCGTAACGAGATGCTGGTTGACGACGGCGTGCTGTTCTACCACTCGAGCTGCCCGCAGCCGGGCATCGTCGGCATCGCGCGCGTGGCCTCCGGGACGCGGCCCGACCCGACGCAGTTCGAGCCCGAGTCGCCCTATTACGACCCGGCATCGAAGCCCGAGCATCCGCGCTGGCTGCTGCTGGACGTGCAGGCGCTTCGCAAGACCCGGCTGCTGGGCCTGCCCGAGATGCGCGCGACGCCCGAGCTGGCCGACATGGTGGTGCTGCGCCGGGGCAATCGCCTGTCGATCATGCCGGTCGACCCGGTGCACTGGCACCTGATCGTGGACAAGTTGCTGGCCTGA
- a CDS encoding polysaccharide biosynthesis protein has protein sequence MNERPRFLTRAAAPLLALPRTAKRALVLGMDACLCVFTVWLALSLRFDAWVVLSSRDLWAVGVSLSLALPLFVKFGMYRAIFRYSGWPALAAVTKAVAIYAAAYGLVFAAIGVPGVPRTIGLIQPLLLLLAVSASRLLARGWLGGVYQGLLTRRELPRVLIYGAGDAGRRLAQALSAGSELRLLGFLDDDERLQGGLIHGLPVHDPATLKAQVAALRVSDIFLAIPSVSRQRRHEILEQVRQARVSVRTLPGLMELAQGKVQVSDLRELDVEDLLGRNAVAPHPLLLGKNIRGKVVLVTGAGGSIGSELCRQIVKGDAATLLLVERSEFALYTIHGELLQGLEGRGGDAPRIVPLLASVADARRMREIMAAWHPHTVYHAAAYKHVPLVEHNPAEGVRNNVFGTLITAGAAAAHGVRDFVLISTDKAVRPTNIMGCSKRLAEMGLQALAEQASRRPNGTRFSMVRFGNVLDSSGSVVPLFRQQIRNGGPITLTHLDITRYFMTIPEAAQLVIQAGAMANGGEVFVLDMGEPIRIADLARRMVELSGMTVRDADNPAGDIEIRVVGLRPGEKLYEELLIGDNPLPTPHSRILKARDDFLSWGALSPQLERLKAALEINDAPSIRQQLQQMVLGYRPRGEVVDWVHLEQRAELAVAGL, from the coding sequence ATGAATGAGCGCCCGAGATTCCTGACACGGGCCGCGGCCCCCTTGCTGGCGCTGCCTCGCACCGCCAAGCGTGCGCTGGTACTGGGGATGGACGCCTGCCTCTGCGTCTTCACGGTCTGGCTCGCACTGTCGCTGCGCTTCGATGCCTGGGTGGTCCTGTCCAGCCGCGACCTGTGGGCCGTGGGGGTCTCGCTGTCGCTGGCGCTGCCGCTGTTCGTGAAGTTCGGCATGTATCGCGCCATCTTCCGTTACAGCGGGTGGCCAGCCTTGGCGGCCGTCACGAAGGCAGTGGCGATCTACGCCGCGGCCTACGGCCTGGTGTTCGCGGCGATCGGCGTGCCGGGCGTGCCGCGCACCATCGGACTGATCCAGCCGTTGCTGCTGCTGCTGGCAGTGAGTGCCTCGCGCCTTCTTGCTCGTGGCTGGCTGGGCGGGGTCTATCAAGGGCTGCTGACTCGCAGGGAACTCCCCCGGGTGCTGATCTACGGCGCAGGCGACGCCGGCCGCCGACTCGCCCAAGCCCTGTCGGCCGGCAGCGAGCTGCGCCTGCTGGGGTTTCTCGACGACGACGAGCGCCTGCAAGGCGGCCTGATCCATGGCCTGCCGGTCCATGACCCCGCAACGTTGAAGGCGCAGGTGGCCGCGCTGCGCGTCAGCGACATCTTCCTGGCAATCCCTTCGGTTTCGCGCCAGCGGCGCCACGAGATCCTGGAGCAGGTGCGGCAGGCCAGGGTATCGGTGCGGACGCTGCCGGGCCTGATGGAGCTCGCCCAGGGCAAGGTCCAGGTCAGCGACCTGCGCGAGCTGGACGTCGAAGACCTGTTGGGGCGCAACGCCGTCGCGCCCCATCCTCTCCTGCTCGGCAAGAACATTCGCGGCAAGGTGGTGCTGGTGACGGGGGCGGGAGGCTCCATCGGCAGCGAGCTGTGCCGCCAGATCGTCAAGGGCGATGCCGCCACGCTGCTTCTGGTGGAGCGCTCGGAGTTTGCGCTCTACACCATCCACGGCGAGCTGCTGCAAGGACTGGAAGGCAGGGGTGGGGACGCGCCGCGGATCGTGCCCCTGCTCGCCTCGGTCGCGGATGCGCGCCGCATGCGCGAGATCATGGCGGCCTGGCATCCGCACACCGTCTACCATGCCGCGGCCTACAAGCACGTACCGCTGGTGGAGCACAACCCGGCCGAGGGCGTCCGCAACAACGTCTTCGGCACGCTGATCACGGCAGGGGCAGCGGCCGCGCACGGCGTGCGCGATTTCGTGCTCATCAGCACCGACAAGGCCGTGCGCCCCACCAACATCATGGGTTGCAGCAAGCGCCTGGCCGAGATGGGCCTGCAGGCCCTGGCCGAGCAGGCGTCACGCCGGCCCAACGGCACGCGCTTCTCGATGGTTCGCTTCGGCAATGTGCTGGACTCCTCAGGCTCCGTGGTGCCCCTGTTCCGACAGCAGATCCGCAATGGCGGCCCCATCACGCTGACGCACCTCGACATCACCCGCTACTTCATGACCATTCCCGAGGCGGCCCAGCTGGTCATCCAGGCCGGTGCCATGGCCAACGGCGGCGAGGTGTTCGTGCTGGACATGGGCGAGCCGATCAGGATCGCGGATCTTGCCCGCCGCATGGTCGAGCTCTCGGGCATGACGGTGCGGGATGCGGACAACCCGGCAGGCGACATCGAAATCCGGGTCGTGGGCCTGCGCCCCGGCGAAAAGCTGTACGAAGAGCTGTTGATCGGCGACAACCCGCTGCCCACGCCCCATTCCCGCATCCTCAAGGCGCGAGACGACTTCCTGTCGTGGGGCGCGCTGTCGCCGCAACTGGAGCGCCTGAAGGCTGCGCTCGAGATCAACGATGCGCCTTCGATCCGGCAGCAGCTGCAGCAGATGGTGCTCGGGTATCGGCCGCGGGGGGAGGTGGTGGACTGGGTCCACCTCGAGCAGCGCGCGGAGCTTGCCGTCGCTGGCCTTTGA
- a CDS encoding VanZ family protein — protein sequence MRMTMLRSAFWVCVLAILVMSLMPPVPQMPTTGWDKSNHMLGFAVLMLLGRWAYPGRTAFLVCGLLAYGGLIELLQSLTPARFAEWADLVADALGLFAGWALGQLAAWLLARRVASRSSDE from the coding sequence ATGCGTATGACCATGCTGCGTTCGGCCTTCTGGGTGTGCGTGTTGGCAATCCTTGTGATGTCGCTCATGCCCCCGGTGCCCCAGATGCCCACTACCGGCTGGGACAAGAGCAACCACATGCTCGGCTTCGCCGTGCTGATGCTGCTTGGCCGGTGGGCCTATCCCGGTCGCACGGCGTTCCTCGTGTGCGGCCTGTTGGCTTACGGCGGCTTGATCGAGCTCCTGCAATCGCTCACGCCCGCCCGCTTCGCCGAGTGGGCGGATCTGGTGGCAGACGCGCTCGGACTCTTCGCCGGCTGGGCTCTCGGCCAGTTGGCGGCCTGGCTCCTCGCCAGGCGAGTTGCATCGAGGTCGAGCGATGAATGA
- a CDS encoding DegT/DnrJ/EryC1/StrS family aminotransferase, with protein sequence MLNTSFSPWPSFTTQEAEAVVRVLISNKVNYWTGEECRAFEQEFAAWTGAAHAVALANGTLALDVVLKAMGIGPGDEVIVTPRTFIASVSCVVNAGATPVFADVEPDSGNLSASTIARVITPRTRAVICVHLAGWPCDMDPIMALAAEHGIKVIEDCAQAHGARYKGRSVGTLGHAGAWSFCQDKIMSTGGEGGMVTTHDTDLWRAVWQYKDHGKSHEAVYERQHPPGFRWLHESFGTNWRMLEMQAVIGRMQLRCMADWTTRRTRHAEAIWAACAPYAAVHVPRVPAPCIHAHYKCYAYVQPDRLSRGWSRDRIIEAIQARGVPCYQGSCSEVYLEKAFDGTGWRPDERLPVARRLGETSLMFLVHPTLTSAEIARTCAAIDHVLREANA encoded by the coding sequence GTGCTGAACACGTCTTTTTCTCCCTGGCCCAGCTTCACCACACAGGAGGCCGAGGCCGTGGTGCGGGTGCTGATCTCCAACAAGGTCAACTACTGGACCGGTGAGGAGTGCCGCGCGTTCGAACAAGAGTTTGCCGCCTGGACCGGTGCCGCGCATGCCGTTGCGCTCGCCAACGGCACACTGGCGCTCGATGTGGTGCTCAAGGCCATGGGCATAGGCCCGGGCGACGAGGTCATCGTCACGCCACGCACATTCATCGCCAGCGTGTCCTGCGTCGTCAATGCCGGCGCAACGCCCGTCTTCGCCGACGTGGAGCCCGACAGCGGAAACCTCTCGGCGTCGACCATCGCGCGGGTCATCACGCCCCGCACCCGGGCCGTCATCTGCGTGCACCTGGCCGGCTGGCCGTGCGACATGGATCCCATCATGGCGCTGGCTGCCGAGCATGGCATCAAGGTCATCGAAGACTGTGCCCAGGCCCACGGGGCACGCTACAAGGGCAGGTCCGTCGGCACTCTCGGCCATGCCGGCGCCTGGTCCTTCTGCCAGGACAAGATCATGTCCACGGGTGGCGAAGGCGGCATGGTCACGACGCACGACACGGACTTGTGGCGCGCCGTCTGGCAATACAAGGACCATGGCAAGAGCCACGAAGCGGTGTACGAGCGCCAGCACCCACCGGGCTTTCGCTGGCTGCATGAAAGCTTCGGCACCAATTGGCGCATGCTGGAGATGCAGGCAGTCATCGGCCGCATGCAGCTGCGCTGCATGGCCGACTGGACCACGAGGCGCACCCGCCATGCCGAGGCGATCTGGGCCGCGTGTGCACCCTATGCGGCAGTCCACGTGCCGCGAGTGCCTGCGCCTTGCATCCATGCCCACTACAAGTGCTACGCGTACGTGCAGCCCGACCGCCTTTCACGGGGCTGGAGCCGCGACCGCATCATCGAGGCCATCCAGGCAAGGGGCGTCCCCTGCTATCAGGGTTCGTGCTCCGAGGTCTATCTCGAGAAGGCGTTCGACGGCACCGGTTGGCGACCGGACGAGCGGCTGCCGGTCGCGCGCCGACTCGGAGAGACCAGCCTGATGTTCCTGGTGCATCCGACGCTGACATCGGCAGAGATCGCCAGGACTTGCGCGGCGATCGACCACGTGTTGCGCGAGGCGAATGCCTGA
- a CDS encoding acetyltransferase: MPLFAVYGASGCGRSVTPLARSQLERQGILATRLVFVDDQPEAALVNGQRVLRYEEYLEAQASTRHAVLAVGDGQVRKQLSDRCRAGGVQPWTVIAANVVVMDEVTLGEGAILSPFVTLGSNVRIGRHFHANLYSYVEHDSVIGDFVTFAPGVKCNGNVVVEDHAYVGTGAVLKQGKPGQPLVIGRGAVIGMGAVVTRHVPAGTTVAGNPARPLVKG, encoded by the coding sequence ATGCCGCTTTTTGCCGTCTACGGTGCCAGCGGCTGCGGCCGCAGCGTCACGCCCCTCGCGCGTTCGCAGCTGGAGCGCCAGGGAATCCTGGCGACGCGGCTGGTCTTCGTGGACGACCAGCCCGAGGCGGCGCTGGTGAACGGCCAGCGCGTGCTGCGCTACGAGGAATACCTTGAAGCCCAGGCCAGCACTCGCCACGCCGTGCTCGCCGTCGGCGACGGCCAGGTCCGGAAGCAACTTTCCGATCGCTGCCGCGCCGGCGGCGTGCAGCCCTGGACGGTCATCGCGGCCAACGTGGTGGTGATGGACGAAGTCACCCTGGGTGAAGGCGCGATCCTCAGCCCCTTCGTCACTCTGGGTTCCAACGTCCGCATCGGCCGGCACTTCCACGCCAACCTCTACAGCTATGTCGAGCATGACAGCGTCATCGGCGACTTCGTCACCTTTGCGCCGGGCGTCAAGTGCAACGGCAACGTTGTCGTCGAGGACCACGCGTACGTCGGGACGGGGGCTGTCCTCAAGCAGGGCAAGCCTGGCCAGCCGCTGGTCATCGGCCGCGGTGCCGTCATCGGCATGGGCGCCGTTGTCACGCGCCATGTGCCCGCGGGCACCACGGTAGCCGGCAATCCTGCCAGGCCACTCGTCAAGGGCTGA
- a CDS encoding sugar transferase, with the protein MKRLLDVGLATVGLLVLSIPLVLLMWCVRCALGSPVFFPQTRPGLRGRPFKMIKFRTMTDARSEDGQLLSDEERLGSFGRFLRTTSLDELPELWNVLKGDMSLVGPRPLLMEYIPLYSPEQARRHDVRPGITGWAQVNGRNALSWEEKFRLDVWYVDHRSLWLDLRILWLTVRKVLARDGISALGEATMPRFTGPQMEHEQ; encoded by the coding sequence ATGAAGCGCCTCCTGGATGTTGGTCTGGCTACCGTGGGATTGCTTGTTCTCAGCATTCCGCTTGTGCTGCTGATGTGGTGCGTGAGGTGCGCGCTCGGAAGTCCGGTGTTTTTTCCTCAGACACGCCCTGGCCTGCGCGGGCGGCCTTTCAAGATGATCAAGTTCCGCACCATGACGGACGCGCGAAGCGAGGACGGCCAATTGCTGTCGGACGAAGAGCGGCTCGGGAGCTTCGGACGCTTCCTTCGCACGACCAGTCTGGATGAATTGCCCGAGCTATGGAACGTTCTGAAAGGCGACATGAGCCTCGTCGGCCCGCGCCCGCTGCTGATGGAGTACATCCCCCTCTACTCGCCCGAGCAGGCGCGGCGCCACGATGTCCGGCCGGGCATCACAGGCTGGGCTCAGGTCAATGGCCGCAACGCGTTGAGCTGGGAAGAGAAATTCAGGCTCGATGTCTGGTATGTGGACCATCGCTCGCTGTGGCTGGATCTCCGCATCCTGTGGCTCACCGTGCGCAAGGTCCTCGCGCGCGACGGCATCAGCGCGCTTGGCGAGGCGACGATGCCGCGCTTTACCGGACCGCAGATGGAGCACGAGCAATGA
- a CDS encoding glycosyltransferase family 4 protein, producing the protein MKHVWIFNHYATEPGSSGGTRHFELACLLNAHGWQASLIAASFDAHNSRGRLVEGEQARLEVIDGVPFLWIRTPDYQGNGLGRMRNMLAYAWRVLPASTLSVLPRPDVVVGSSVHLLAAWAAAIWARRCKVPFVFEVRDLWPQTLVDMGRLREGSAMVRLLRKLELWLYRRADRIVVLLPFASEYIAPMGIAEEKIVWIPNGVNASRFSSLQRSVHPPSAPFTLMYLGAHGQANGLEGVLQAMKQVQEANCAPRVLLRLIGEGPQKAALQAKALEMRLDNVRFEPAVPKAEIPAVAAQADAFVIAVLDLPGLYRYGISMNKLFDYLAAARPVIIASDAANNPVRDAKAGLAVSAGEPGELADAILKLAAMSPEERWRMGQSGRAYVEQNHDFSSLAARLGGLLDEVCMPRGRLGTVTT; encoded by the coding sequence ATGAAGCACGTTTGGATCTTCAATCATTACGCGACGGAGCCTGGAAGCTCCGGCGGAACTCGTCACTTCGAGCTGGCTTGTCTGTTGAATGCACACGGCTGGCAGGCCAGCTTGATTGCCGCGAGCTTCGACGCCCATAACAGCCGCGGACGATTGGTCGAAGGCGAGCAGGCTCGGCTCGAAGTGATCGATGGGGTCCCGTTCCTGTGGATTCGCACGCCCGACTACCAAGGCAATGGCTTGGGAAGGATGCGCAACATGTTGGCGTATGCGTGGCGGGTGCTTCCGGCAAGCACGTTGAGCGTTCTTCCTCGGCCCGACGTCGTGGTGGGATCCAGCGTCCATCTTCTTGCAGCCTGGGCGGCCGCGATCTGGGCTCGCCGGTGCAAAGTGCCCTTTGTTTTCGAGGTCCGCGATCTTTGGCCGCAGACGCTGGTGGACATGGGCCGATTGAGAGAGGGCAGTGCGATGGTGCGTCTTCTGCGCAAACTCGAATTGTGGCTATATCGACGCGCCGACAGGATCGTCGTGCTGTTGCCGTTTGCATCCGAGTACATCGCGCCGATGGGGATCGCGGAGGAGAAGATTGTTTGGATACCCAACGGCGTCAATGCTTCAAGGTTCTCTTCATTGCAACGCAGCGTCCATCCACCATCTGCGCCGTTCACGCTGATGTATCTGGGGGCGCACGGCCAGGCCAATGGGCTCGAAGGCGTGCTGCAGGCCATGAAGCAGGTGCAAGAGGCGAATTGCGCTCCGCGCGTTCTGTTGCGCCTCATCGGCGAAGGTCCGCAGAAGGCCGCCTTGCAGGCAAAGGCGCTGGAAATGCGACTGGACAACGTGAGATTCGAGCCAGCGGTGCCTAAGGCCGAGATTCCCGCTGTGGCCGCGCAGGCAGACGCGTTCGTCATCGCGGTGCTGGATTTGCCGGGGCTGTATCGCTACGGGATCAGCATGAACAAGCTATTCGACTATTTGGCCGCGGCTCGTCCGGTCATCATTGCTTCGGACGCAGCCAACAACCCGGTGCGCGACGCGAAGGCCGGGCTCGCTGTCAGTGCCGGCGAACCGGGCGAACTGGCCGACGCCATCCTCAAGCTGGCAGCCATGTCCCCGGAGGAGCGCTGGCGCATGGGGCAGTCCGGGCGAGCATACGTGGAGCAGAACCATGATTTTTCCAGCTTGGCGGCTCGGCTGGGAGGGCTGCTGGACGAGGTTTGCATGCCGCGTGGGCGCCTTGGAACGGTGACGACATGA
- a CDS encoding glycosyltransferase has product MKVALLAGAHSVHTLRWANGLAATGAEVHLISAHRLAGALDDTVMFHPLPVRAPWGYLAAAGSLRGVLRRIGPDILNAHYATGYGLLARLSRFRPLLLSMWGSDVYDFPQKSFFHRRFLAMNLKHANALASTSMCMARQSAETWAHAHVFITPFGIDEERFTPMRRHADARCLVLGTVKALKNKYGVDTLIEAFALAQAQLAPRTVRLEITGTGPEEGALKALAARLGVADSVIFHGAVEHERIPLMLDRLDIFAALSRLDSESFGVAILEAAAAGKPVVVSDADGPAEVTIDGSTGFIVRRNDPMAAASAIVQLARSPELMREMGEAGRRHVLTHYTWTRSVALMCEAYRKTILLHRGESEAGLTA; this is encoded by the coding sequence ATGAAAGTTGCACTTCTAGCAGGGGCCCATAGCGTGCATACACTGCGTTGGGCGAATGGACTCGCAGCCACCGGCGCCGAGGTTCATTTGATCAGCGCTCATCGGCTAGCTGGCGCTTTGGACGATACGGTGATGTTTCATCCTTTGCCTGTTCGTGCGCCTTGGGGCTATCTGGCTGCAGCAGGGTCCTTAAGAGGCGTTCTGAGACGAATAGGCCCGGACATCCTGAATGCTCACTACGCGACCGGCTACGGTCTGCTTGCGCGGCTGAGCCGCTTCCGGCCGCTGCTGCTCTCGATGTGGGGCAGCGATGTGTACGACTTTCCGCAGAAGTCCTTCTTCCATCGACGGTTTCTGGCCATGAACTTGAAACATGCCAATGCCCTGGCTTCGACCAGCATGTGTATGGCTCGGCAATCGGCTGAGACCTGGGCGCATGCCCATGTGTTCATTACACCCTTTGGCATAGACGAAGAGCGCTTCACGCCGATGCGTCGGCACGCGGACGCGCGTTGCCTGGTGTTGGGGACGGTCAAGGCGCTGAAGAACAAGTATGGCGTCGACACGTTGATCGAAGCCTTTGCACTGGCGCAAGCCCAACTCGCGCCTCGGACCGTGCGCTTGGAAATCACGGGCACCGGCCCGGAGGAAGGAGCACTGAAGGCGCTGGCCGCGCGGCTGGGCGTCGCGGACAGCGTGATTTTCCATGGTGCGGTCGAACATGAGCGCATTCCGTTGATGCTCGATCGGTTGGATATCTTCGCTGCCTTGAGTCGATTGGACTCCGAAAGCTTCGGCGTGGCGATCCTGGAGGCTGCGGCCGCTGGAAAGCCGGTCGTGGTTTCGGATGCCGATGGCCCAGCCGAAGTGACCATCGATGGCTCGACCGGCTTCATCGTACGTCGGAACGATCCGATGGCTGCGGCAAGCGCCATTGTCCAATTGGCTCGCTCACCCGAGCTGATGAGAGAAATGGGAGAAGCAGGACGACGTCACGTCTTGACGCACTACACATGGACTCGATCGGTGGCACTCATGTGCGAGGCGTATCGCAAGACGATCCTGCTTCATCGCGGCGAATCCGAAGCAGGCTTGACAGCATGA
- a CDS encoding Wzz/FepE/Etk N-terminal domain-containing protein, with protein MNTPAPITANAPLVSRAKDEVSLLELLDVVLDNRWLIAAVTVLGLVLGVAYALLATPVYRASTMVQVEESKGGAGTLLGDAASLFDIRSPASAEMQILRSRLVLGQTVQNVGLDVEVRPRYLPVFGSWLARYASGPSDPGFLNSSIRKTLVARRREVWRA; from the coding sequence ATGAATACCCCCGCGCCCATCACCGCCAACGCGCCGCTTGTATCGCGGGCGAAGGACGAGGTCAGCCTGCTTGAGCTGCTCGACGTCGTTCTTGACAACCGATGGCTTATCGCAGCTGTGACGGTGCTGGGTCTCGTGCTGGGCGTGGCCTATGCGCTGCTCGCCACGCCCGTCTACCGAGCCAGCACCATGGTGCAGGTGGAAGAGAGCAAGGGCGGGGCCGGCACGCTGTTGGGCGACGCTGCCAGCCTGTTCGACATCCGCTCTCCGGCATCGGCCGAAATGCAGATCCTGCGCTCGCGCCTGGTGCTCGGACAGACTGTGCAGAACGTGGGCCTCGACGTGGAGGTGAGGCCGAGATACCTGCCGGTTTTCGGGTCATGGTTGGCACGTTACGCAAGCGGACCATCCGATCCCGGCTTTCTCAATTCGTCGATTCGCAAAACCCTCGTTGCACGACGGCGGGAGGTATGGCGAGCATGA